The Polyodon spathula isolate WHYD16114869_AA chromosome 15, ASM1765450v1, whole genome shotgun sequence genome segment AACTTGTTTTGACTTCTGTGTCTAACTTTATCTTTATCTTTACTTTTAGTTCATGCCAATCCAAATGAAATGAGCAATGCGCCCGTCTTCATTAATGCAAAGAAACAAGCCTGCATATTCTGCTGAATGAAAGAGCATTTCTGTGGGGCGCTTGCTGGTTTACAGCATTCCAGCAGCACCTGGTTTACTGCAGCACTGTTTGCCTGCTCTTATTTAAAGCTTGTTTTGTCCCTTCAGTTTTAAGGCTACAGAAAGGGGTCCTGTAGCAGCAGGAACATGGCTTTTCAACACCTCAGGCTGCCGCTTGTGATTGTATCTGTGGTTCTGGTCATCTACACATTCCCAGGTAATAATATGGATGCTTTAGTTATCTGACCATTCTCTTGAACTGAAGTACAGTATATCTGTAGAAAATACAGGATCAGAATcaacacagtattttaaaataactaccAGCCCATCTATGTTTAATGTAaagaatattaatattaacaggGGGTTAGATACTTGGATTAAAACTCTTGAAAGGATCAACATGTTTTTCTCAGGTCGATGGCTTTAATATGTGCCACAAAGCTGATTGACAACCCCTCTGCTAACTCTGCCAAGTCTCGGCTCAGCATTGCTAGCTTGCATAGATATTTTACCACAAGACTGAGATTTTAAGCAGACAACAGCTGTAGAAACTTCAAGTGACTCTccacaattaacaaaatgttcagTTACAGACGTGAACCAAAGAATATTACCATtcaataataattacagtaactAATATTAGTTCACAATGAAAACTGCTACAGTAACATAATTTTGGaagcaatgtttttttgcaatataataaAAGGAAATACATTACTTCACGgcagcaaagaaaaaataaatttgtatcaATCCTTCTGTCCTTAGGCTTCAGAATAAATGTTTCTAGtctttgaaattgtattttttgccTGCAAGGTTAAACTTACTTTATTAGGATCTAATCTCTAATGAGATGAGCAATATTGGGtaagaatcctttttttttttttttttttttaaatcagaggaTACATTTAAATGACGGTAGTATTTGTAAATGTCACAGCACAGGCAGTGTTAGTCCACAGTACTCGAATATCACTCTGATGATGACCTGCTGGTGCAAGGCAGTACAACAGggagttcaaaaaataaataaaaaaaatacgcaAAATGTACAAATGTTGACTGCATCAGACCAGATGGCCCTATGATGTAGAGATATACTGTATTATTCCATGTCCTTTGTAGCTGGCCAGGATAATAAAATTGATTCCACAAAATGAGTTTTCTTTAACTGTGAAATATTGTAATAAAGCCTaacctaaagttttttttttttttttttttttttttttttttttaaaagtgttgttGAAAAGCAAAATGTTGCAGAAgaaaccctttttttaaataatgaatgcattGCTATACCCAGTGACACTCTACATCAGTTGAAATCAATGTCACAGTAGGTGTAATAGAGCGGATGTGTTTCTCTGAGGCTCTGTACTTTTAGACAGAGTTCACAATATAACATCACAGTGAATTAAGCTAGTTTGCACATTTACTGTTTGGTCTTAAGAAAAGCCCTGGATTTCCCCCCATAATGCAGTGCAGGGCACTTAGTAATCAGGCTTGTTTCCTACTCTATGGACTTCAACAGGCttctataaaaatgtaatctttggAAACATTCCTACCCTTTTTCTTCTGTAGGTGGCTCAGATGGAAACAACCTGTGATAAATGATTAACAAAAGAGAaggtaaaaaatgtattatacagtagAAGTTGTGTGGATTGCATACAAGTCTCAATTTAGGCAAAAACAGTTTCACTGTCCTGTGGTCTTATTAGACTCCTACCCCTGGAGATTGGGTGATCAAACTGTTGACAATATCGACAACCTCTACCTAAACACTAAAACATTATATTTGTATAACAATCATTTGTTGTACAGGACACTATAGGTTAACTTAATCAGACTTGttgaaaacagttaaaaaggctaattaagcaaattatcagtccagttaagggtctagttaagtaactgagagcccagttggaatgaaaaccagcagacacagggtgttCCCAGGAGCAGGGTTGGGAACCCCTGATTTAAATGAAGCCCGGTACGTTGTTCATGAAACTCCTCTAGACTGTTTCTGGCTTCTTTAACAAGAGTCTGGAAAAGTGTAATCCAGAATAAACCATTCTTAAATAACCCGCtagtaaaagctttgtgaataggacccatcatttcaatgtacatttttcaaagctcaCCCTGCAATTGTAATCATTACAAACCCTGCTAGTTTTGTCACAAAATGTCTTCCAGTGGCTGAAGCCAAACTTGCCATTGCAGCGGAGCCAGACAAAGCTAAAGAGTTTCTTAACGCTCGGAAACGATTCAAGAGGCAACTGTGGGATCGCCCTCAGCCCGATGTTCAGCAATGGACTCGGCAGTTCATGTACATGGGGTTTGATGAACTGGTGAGTATCAGCATCGACTAACCAGTTTCAAGGACTGCAGGAGCACGTGTGCAATGTCATCATGTGGACACAGAAGTGTGCCACCTGATTAACAGAGTAAAAAGACAGCTACTTTAtcactttaaaatgcaaataacagATATTGACATCTGTCTTTAATTTGACTGGACACACtatacagggttttttttgttgttgtttgtttttgtttttttttcaaaactaaacTAGCAAATATAGCCACATCAATACACACTTAACAACTCTGATAATATTGTgatttaataactttaatataaaaaattgaGTTGCTTATGAAAACCAACTGCAACTTATTTACGAAACACACTGGCATGGAGTCAAGTCCTGGGCATGAGCATTCACCAAGGCAGCGCACTCACTGGCCACCCGAACCTAGGAGAGGACTTTTGTACCGTGgcacaaaaatattattttgaaagacaattacaatcATAAATCAAGCAACAGGGTTGAATTAAATTAATGGTATttcacaacacattttattttcgtGAAATCAATCTCCTTCCCATTTTAAAAGAATTCTCACTGACCTGGGGAAAGGGGGTGCAAGTGTTAAGCACACCATTTTATGTGTGGAACCAACCAGCGACTGAATGACTAGGAGGGAAGCaagttctgttatttctttaatATTCTTTTTGCAGAGGATTGAAACCGACTTATCCTACTGGATGGATCGAGGACGCAACCCCCACGACTACTACGGGCACCAGCACCATTATGATGAGAATGCACCGATTGGACCTCGCGATCCCTATTCTTATAGGCATGGAGCAAGCGTTAACTATgatgactattaaaaaaaacgtAACTTCCACTTCAGGGAAacattgtctttttatttgttttatttttgcaattctgtGGACTGTTGTGGGCAATGTAAAAGCATGGGGGTTTACGTAATTACAAGAAACTTTGACATTGCAAGTTATATACTTTGTAATTCAAGACTTTACAATTTACAATAAAGGCATTCCATAGTGACCTTGACACGACCTGTACAGAATGCACATTATATATACTGAATATTATCTACTTTATATTAAACTAAGACATTTAATCAGTTCCTCTGTTTCTTTATACAGCTTTGAATATAAAGTAAGCAAGTTATTGGTtggcagtttttttatttttaatttaaagtgttcATCCAGCATCAAGACAAAGATAAGTAACACGCAACTGACCTTCACTCCCAGTTAGATAAATGTGCTCTTCCAATGTGCACGTCATTTATCTATCGAACACaattggcaattatttttatttatttatttattttttaaaggaaatagaaATTGCTAATTCTATAcgataaataacaaaacaaatttgtGGCATTCAATCAACCATGGGGTTGATGGCACTAGATCAgttgaaaatgcatttctgtgtaaagACCTTGATACATCTGGCCCTTGGTATTTCAGAATGGACATTTCAAATGCAGAAATAAAGCAGttcctttaaaaatattttattaaaatagcgTATTTAAATCACTGGTAGCCAGTAATACAGTAACGTGTTGTCGTCATCCCCCCTGCCCCAGAgcacacacagtgtaacacagtaagaattcagaaccaccttacCTATTCATGGTTATAAAGGAAACAGTCAGTATATTTTAGATTTCAAACCTATCTAGAAAATGTGTGACTTAAAAGATATTCAAAGACGACAGATGAGCCAATGCTAACTATACAAACAATGGCAGTGTACCAAACAAGACAACACTGCTTGCTCATTAAAGCCTCTTTATGCATAGGGAAGTCACAAACATACTtcacattatacattttaaataaatcatttttttttacatttttttttccttccacaCTTCATCTGGAATTTAAGagacttaaatattttaaacaaagtttcaCATCAAATGAACTgcataatataaaacacatttttctactctaatttaaaaaaaaaaaaacagattaaaaagtATAAGGCAAGacttgcaaggtttttttttttatgcacatcCATCTTTGTAAAGCAAGCTTGATTTGAGGTGTTTTAAAAAATTCTAGTTTGCTCttcaccaaaagaaaaaaaaaaaaaaacacaaaagaaaaaaaagttcagtttaTCAGTTTTTACCATTCCTTGGTAAATTGTCAATCAGCAGGGCAAATAAGTCCCTTCTGAAAAATGTGCTCACTAGTTG includes the following:
- the LOC121327529 gene encoding augurin-like; the encoded protein is MAFQHLRLPLVIVSVVLVIYTFPVQCTFFKAHPAIVIITNPASFVTKCLPVAEAKLAIAAEPDKAKEFLNARKRFKRQLWDRPQPDVQQWTRQFMYMGFDELRIETDLSYWMDRGRNPHDYYGHQHHYDENAPIGPRDPYSYRHGASVNYDDY